In Mobula hypostoma chromosome 12, sMobHyp1.1, whole genome shotgun sequence, one DNA window encodes the following:
- the LOC134355138 gene encoding regulator of G-protein signaling 21-like yields the protein MQTVLYLFPQLNLSAPKEEPYRIIKPQNQEGKMENKNRGKDKWHRLSLILQKADSREILAPLLSKPEKNNIYLDEPSKWGECLHKLLTHKTGLALFRAFLQSEHSEENIEFWLACENYRKTKTLAKLSSKAKKIYSDFISTDAPKEVNIDFHTKEVTKKNIARPTLSCFDLAQKKVYSLMEKDSYPRFLKSQLYRELLQQSGVQSTGHRPRSHSFTSMGVLQTQADFSAWL from the exons ATGCAGACTGTGCTCTATCTGTTCCCGCAGTTAAACCTGTCAGCTCCAAAGGAGGAACCTTACAGGATTATCAAACCACAGAATCAAGAGGGGAAAATGGagaataaaaacag GGGTAAAGACAAGTGGCATCGACTGAGTCTcatcctgcagaaagcagactcGCGTGAAATCTTAGCACCACTGCTCAGCAAACCTGAAAAAAACAA CATTTATCTTGATGAACCTTCAAAATGGGGTGAATGTCTGCACAAGCTTTTAACACATAAAA CTGGCTTGGCGCTTTTTCGAGCATTTTTACAATCGGAGCACAGCGAGGAAAACATTGAATTCTGGTTAGCTTGTGAAAACTACAGGAAAACTAAGACACTCGCAAAGCTGTCTTCTAAGGCAAAGAAAATCTATTCTGATTTCATCAGTACGGATGCTCCAAAAGAG GTGAACATTGACTTCCATACTAAAGAAGTGACGAAGAAAAACATTGCGCGGCCGACCCTGTCTTGCTTTGACTTGGCGCAGAAGAAGGTGTACAGTCTGATGGAGAAAGACTCTTATCCCAGGTTCTTGAAGTCACAGCTCTACAGAGAATTACTTCAGCAGTCGGGCGTTCAGAGCACTGGGCACAGACCGCGATCTCACTCATTTACATCAATGGGTGTCCTTCAGACACAGGCAGACTTCAGTGCCTGGCTCTAA